AGCTTAAATGTAACTATTGACACATCATCCCAGGCCTCAGAATCTCCCCAGTTTGGTGCTTGCTGATGCTATTTGCTGAATGCATTACAATTTCTATGATATGAAGTTCATGTGGTTGTACTTACTTCTAAATTGATTTCCTGATATTTGTGTTGTTTGCAATGTCCCACTAGATTTTGTTTAACCATGTTACTAAATAGCTGGTTCGCCTTATGTTTACCTTTTTATTTCTTGATTGTTTGAATTTACTGTACTGCTGTGTCCTACTTCTGTCTTATAAGTTATTATTTTCATTTGTAATCATATGGATTGTGTTCAACCGTCAAACAAGATGTTCGTGCACTGTTCTCACAGATTATTTACATATTTGCAGGCAAGTCTACGCTTACGGATTCCCTTGTGGCAGCTGCTGGGATTATTGCCCAGGAAGTTGCTGGTGATGTTCGCATGACCGATACCCGTGCAGATGAGGCAGAGCGTGGTATCACAATCAAATCCACGGGTATCTCTCTTTTCTATCAGATGACTCCTGAATCACTCGAGATGTACAAGGGCGATCGCGATGGGGATGaatacctgatcaaccttattgatTCACCTGGCCACGTTGACTTTTCTTCGGAAGTCACAGCTGCTCTTCGTATCACTGATGGAGCTTTGGTGGTTGTTGACTGTATTGAGGGTGTCTGTGTGCAGACTGAAACTGTGCTGCGCCAAGCTCTTGGTGAGAGGATTAGGCCAGTCCTTACTGTGAACAAGATGGACAGATGCTTCCTTGAGCTTCAGGTGGAAGGTGAGGAAGCATATCAGACTTTCTCCCGTGTTATCGAAAATGCCAATGTCATCATGGCAACATATGAAGATGTGCTCCTTGGTGATGTCCAAGTGTACCCTGAAAAGGGGACTGTTGCATTCTCTGCTGGTCTGCATGGGTGGGCTTTCACCCTTACAAACTTTGCTAAGATGTATGCCTCCAAGTTTGGAGTTGACGAGGCAAAGATGATGGAGAGGCTGTGGGGTGAGAACTTCTTCGACCCAGCCACAAAGAAATGGACCTCCAAGAACACCGGGACAGCTACCTGCAAGAGAGGTTTTGTTCAGTTCTGCTATGAGCCAATCAAGCAAATCATAGCCACCTGCATGAATGATCAGAAGGATAAGTTGTGGCCTATGTTGAAGAAGCTTGGAGTGACCATGAAGAATGATGAGAAGGACTTGATGGGCAAGGCTCTCATGAAGCGTGTGATGCAAACTTGGCTGCCTGCCAGTCGTGCTCTGCTTGAGATGATGATATTTCACCTCCCCTCTCCTTCAAAGGCCCAGAGGTACCGTGTGGAGAACTTATACGAGGGCCCCCTTGATGACATATATGCAAATGCTATCAGAAACTGTGACCCTGATGGTCCTCTTATGCTGTACGTCTCCAAGATGATTCCAGCATCTGACAAGGGTAGATTCTTTGCCTTTGGACGTGTTTTTGCCGGGAGGGTTGCAACTGGCATGAAGGTCCGTATCATGGGTCCCAACTTTGTTCCTGGCCAGAAGAAGGATCTGTATGTGAAGAGTGTCCAGCGTACTGTTATCTGGATGGGAAAGAAGCAAGAGTCTGTTGAGGATGTTCCCTGTGGTAACACTGTTGCTTTGGTTGGTTTGGATCAGTTCATCACAAAGAATGCAACCCTGACAAATGAGAAGGAAGTTGATGCCTGCCCAATCAGGGCAATGAAGTTCTCTGTGTCCCCTGTTGTGCGTGTTGCTGTTCAGTGCAAGGTGGCCTCTGATCTTCCCAAGCTTGTTGAGGGTTTGAAGCGTCTGGCAAAGTCTGACCCTATGGTTCTCTGTACCATTGAAGAGTCTGGTGAACATATCATTGCTGGAGCTGGAGAGCTTCACCTTGAAATCTGTTTGAAGGATCTGCAGGATGACTTCATGGGTGGTGCTGAAATCATTGTTTCCCCTCCTGTCGTCTCCTTCCGTGAGACTGTTCTAGAGAAGTCCTGCCGTACAGTCATGAGCAAGTCCCCGAACAAGCACAACCGTCTTTACATGGAAGCTCGCCCCTTGGAGGAGGGACTGGCTGAGGCCATTGATGATGGGCGCATTGGCCCACGTGACGATCCTAAGGTGCGGTCTAAGATCCTGTCTGAGGAGTTTGGCTGGGACAAGGATCTTGCCAAGAAGATTTGGTGCTTTGGACCTGAGACGACTGGCCCCAACATGGTTGTTGACATGTGTAAGGGAGTGCAGTATCTTAATGAAATCAAGGACTCTGTTGTGGCTGGGTTCCAGTGGGCGTCGAAGGAAGGTGCACTGGCTGAGGAGAACATGCGTGGCATCTGCTTCGAGGTCTGTGATGTTGTTCTCCACACTGATGCTATTCACAGGGGTGGTGGTCAGGTCATTCCCACGGCCAGGAGGGTCATTTATGCTTCTCAGCTGACTGCCAAGCCAAGGCTGCTGGAGCCTGTGTACCTGGTTGAAATCCAGGCCCCGGAGAATGCGCTTGGGGGCATCTATGGtgttctgaatcagaagagaggGCACGTGTTCGAGGAGATGCAGAGGCAAGGTACCCCGCTCTACAACATCAAGGCCTACCTCCCCGTCATCGAGTCCTTTGGGTTCTCAAGCACCCTGAGGGCTGCGACGTCCGGCCAGGCCTTCCCCCAGTGTGTGTTTGACCACTGGGACATCATGGCTTCCGATCCTTTGGACCCCGGCACCCAGTCTGCGACGCTCGTCACGGAGATCCGCAAGAGGAAGGGGCTCAAGGAGCAGATGACCCCTCTATCCGATTTCGAAGACAAGCTCTAAATTTTTGGTGCTGTTATCCCTTACCTGGTCTTGTGTTGTTAAAGAGAGCCGCACTATTTTGTATCGATGAGTCTTGCTGTTAATGACCTATTTGTCGTGATACTGGGAACTATGTTTTGAGATGTCTGGTGATGTAACGGATGTTTTACTTAGATTATGTATCTGTTGTCCACTGGTTCTTTTGCTCTTGTGTTTGATCTTTAGATTTGCCTGATTCTTCGTCGATATAATCTTGCTTTCTCATGAAAAAGTTGCATCTTCTGATCAGTGGTCACTATTCTCGTTCGTTGACAGTTAAGAAACTGTTTTGTTTGCATTATTTTTGCCTGCTCTTATTATTATTTCCTTGTGCACTAGCCTCCACCCTATGTTCCTCACCAGCGTGTTTTATGCCCTTCTTATTACAGGCACTTCATGGTTGTTTAAATTTGTAGCAAAATATGTGTTCATGAAAGTAGAGGCTGCTCTCTATAATTTCCTGTATCCGAGCATGCAGCTTCTTTCCTCTAGGATTGCCGTTCTGCCGGTCTCCCTGCCCCCTTGCGAGTCCCTCCCATTGTGGCCTCCATCTCCCTTGCTGCCGGTAGCCATGGTGTTCGTGTTCGGTGGAATGGTGCTTTGAATTCTAGGTGAAGTTTTCTCCACGGTCACTAAGGTGCCTCCCAGATCTGGTGTTCTCATCGGTGGGGCATCTTCTTCTCTCCCTTGGGGCCATGCAGGTGGCGAAGAGGCTGAGAAAAAGTTTACCTCCGGCGAGGGATACTTTGGCGCCGGTTCCATGGCGAAGCTTAGACCCGTctgatttggtggataagaagatgaggagaagggaGATGGAAGCTGCAAATGAGGTTGGTGTTCTTTATCGAGGTCTTTGTGGCAGAGCTATGATGCACGCCGGCTGCCACCCTCCACCGCCTCGCAATCGACTCTTCCAGCTGAAGGGCGACCACTCTTAGTCCTTTTGGCCTTGATGCTTAGGGGGAGGTAGTGCAACTCTGACCAGGTGTGGCGGTATCAATGGTCTCATTCTTACGCATGCGTCTCCGCGAAAATAGGGCTATGGAGGCCCCGTCGTCCCAAGTGGTGTAGTCCCCGATGATGGCGAGATTGGAACCATGAAGGAGTTGTTTTGCACCCAATCGTGTTTTCTCTTCTTTGTCGGGGGTCCTCTTTGCAGTCACTGACTAAGTTGAATTTTTGTTTCTCTTGAAGGCCTGATGTAAAGTGTACACCGATGCTTATCTAATGAAAAAGTCTGGATCCTTCGGATCCTCTGTTAGAAAAAAAGATACCGACTACCTGCTGAGCTtcactgtaccacagaaaaatgtgCATACCTTCTCCGGACCAACTCTCGTGCGTACCTGACGCGTATCGCTAACATGTTTCCAAGTTGTTAATGCCCACGTCGGCCTAGAACAACCCCTCTGCGTCAAAAGCTCCCTGGGTTGGCTTGGCTCCAACGTCGCCGACTCATCCTCCCCAACTCCAATGCGTCTTTCACCGAGTGATAAAGAATGGTTTGGTGGGCGCCAATCATGAGAAAAAAATTGTTTGTTGCCGTGAGCGTCGAGTGTCGGCGGCCAGAGGAAGACCGTGTCATCGGCAGGCTTCTCCTCCTcggcgtcttcatcgacatgcttcTTGGCAACTCGATCAGTTTCAAGACAAAATCTGGTGCGCAACGCGCTTAACAACAAGAAGAACGTCGTGTGCAGGATTACTGCCCCAGAGGATGAGGTGATGTTGGAGTGGAGCCATGGGAGCGAGCGAGCTTCGAAGGTGCAGTTCCAGGCGACAATGGGATCAACAAATTGGACACGTGGCAACAACCCTTGTGAGGTATGGATCGGAGTTGGTTTGGAGACGGTAAGCACATGGCCCAAATTTTGGTCacatgttagggcatctccaacgctatcTCTGTAATTGGACACAATATTCATCCACGGACCACGTCTGAATGCGTCCAGGGGCAGGATACGTGAGCCGATCATCCAACGCTGTCTTTCAAATAGGCATTAAATTCggacaatggtggtgggccaggcggACCTAAAGGACAAATCACATGGGCTGGGAGGACATGTGGTCCAACTGACAGTGGGTTAAGTGGACCTCCACATGATGTCCAGACTCCCGCAAAGACCTTGGTTCCGATTCGGGGGAAAACTGATATGCAAAGTAGCCCGTGAATGTTTAGGGGACTGCATTGGATGGCAAAAAGTGTTCGGCCACGTGGTCTGGATCTTTATGCAAGCTTTGCATTAGGGCaatgtacaatggtggcatatggatacatatgtCTCATGTAAAAAAAATAGCTTGAGGCATCTATATTGATTTGTTCTCCCCCCAACACAAGCTACTACCGGTGGGCCTCATCAAAGAATATAAAGTAGATTCCACTACACATGCGCCCTTACTCTTCACTTCAACTTTTTCAGCTTTATGCATCAGATCACACTTTTTCTCCCCAAACACCAGCCTCCTACCGAGGATCCCGCCACCCCATCCGAACCTACTTTTCTTGACTTTCGATCCAAATGGCCTACGGGGCATCACCCCAGCTAGGGCTATGCATTGGCCATGCCGTTACcgctttggagatgcccttagactgTATCATTTTTGCAGAGATAACCCTTCACTTTATAAAATCAACCCATACTTCACATCGTTCACTCCCACTAGCAAACCTGTATTCTTATTTTTCTGGCTAAAcataaaaagtactccctccgtcccataatgtaagacatttttgacGTGTAGTGTCAAAAAAGTTTACATTATGGGATGAAGGGAGTAATATATTGAATTGAATGTTCGATTATGGATTCGTTTTGACTGTCATCTTTGTCTTGATGAGATATTTGAAACAAAATCATTGCTGagtatttttgatttttttcttgttttaaacTTTACTCAAAACTTGATGTACTGGTCATAAGCACGTACATGTCTGGGGAGGGCAGATGTTTGTAGTCATGTTTCAAAAagcataataataataatgattttgTAAACATATACTACATTGATCTTGTTTTAAAGTTCTCATAAATACAAAGATGCCAGTGAAAACAATTTTGAAACAATtggttcaaaaatatttgacacaaTTATTGATGGGAGAGTGAGAACGTGACATATGGAGTGCGGGTTGATTACCCAATTTCTTAGGTCAGACCGTCTCCCTCTACCCAATGGCTTATTCAGCACCTGTGCATTTGGTGCATGAATTAGACGGGTGCACTGGATACATCCTAGAGGAATCGAGGAATCCTTTGACGGCGCCCCCTGGTGGTTCCATGACGAAGTTTAGACCCGTTCGATTTCACTCCCACTCCCCTCCTCCCCTCTATATTCCTTGCTGGAATTGTCCCATTGATGGCTTGTATAGGAGGACCCTCTGCTAAGCCTCGACTTCAAAAGCCATACATCATGGTGGTGGATAAGAAGGTGGGGAGGAGAAGGGAGATGGAAGCTCCAGATGAGGTTCGGTGTTCTTTATCGAGGTCTTTGTGGCAGAGCTACGATGCACGATGGCTGCCACCCTCCACCGTCTCGCAATCGACTCTTCTGGCTGAAGGGCGACCACTCTTATTCCTCTTGGCCTTGATACCTAAGGGGAGGTAGTGCAACTCTGACCAGGTGTGGCGGTATCAATGGTCTCATTCTTAGGCATGCATCGCTGACGAGATAGGGCTATGGAGGCCCCGTTGTCGCAAGTGGCGTAGTCCCCGACGATGGTGAGATTGGAACCATGAAGGAGTTGTTTTGCACCCAATCGTGTTTTCTCTTCTTTGTCGGGGGTCCTCTTTGCAGTCACTGACTAAGTTGAATTTTTGTTTCTCTTGGAGGCCTGATGTAAAGTGTACACTGATGCTTATCTAATGAAAAAGTCTGGATCCTTCGGATCCTCTGTTAGAAAAAAAGATACCGACTACCTGCTGAGCTTCACTGTACCATAGAAAAATGTGCATACCTTCTCCGGACCAACTCTCGTGTGTATCTGACGCGTATCGCTGACATGTTTCCAAGTTGTTAATGCCCACGTCGGCCTAGAACAACCCCTCTGCGTCAAAAGCTCCCTGGGTTGGCTTGGCTCCAACTCGCCAACTCATCCTCCCCAACTCCAATGCGTCTTTCGCCGAGTGATAAAGAATGGTTTGGTGGGCGCCAATCATGAGAAAAAAATTGTTTGTTGCCGTGAGCGTCGAGTGTCGGCGGCCAGAGGAAGACCGTGTCATCGGCAGGCTTCTCCTCCTcagcgtcttcatcgacatgcttcTTGGCAACTCGATCAGTTTCAAGACAAAATCTGGTGCGCAACGCGCTTAACAACAAGAAGAACGTCGTGTGCAGGATTACTGCCCCAGAGGATGAGGTGATGTTGGAGTGGAGCCATGGGAGCGAGCGATCTTCGAAGGTGCAGTTCCAGGCGACAATGGGATCAACAAATTGGACACGTGGCAACAACCCTTGTGAGGTATGGATCGGAGTTGGTTTGGAGACGGTAAGCACATGGCCCAAATTTTGGTCacatgttagggcatctccaacgctatcTCTGTAATTGCACAATATTCATCCACGGACCACGTCTGAATGCGTCCAGGGGCAGGATATGTGAGCCGATCATCCAACACTGTCTCTCAAATAGGCATTAAATCCggacaatggtggtgggccaggcggACCTAAAGGACAAATCACATGGGCTGGGAGGACATGTGGTCCAACTGACAGTGGGTTAAGTGGACCTCCACATGATGTCCAGACTCCCGCAAAGACCTTGGTTCCAATTCGGGGGAAAACTGATATGCAAAGTAGCCCGTGAATGTTTAGGGGACTGCATTGGATGGCAAAAAGTGTTCGGACCACGTGGTCTGGATCTTTATGCAAGCTTTGCATTAGGGCaatgtacaatggtggcatatggatacatatgtCTCATGTAAAAAAAATAGCTTGAGGCATCTATATTGATTTGTTCTCCCCCCAACACAAGCTACTACCGGTGGGCCTCATCAAAGAATATAAAGTAGATTCCACTACACACGCACCCTTACTCTTCACTTCAACTTTTTCAGCTTTATGCATCAGATCACACTTTTTCTCCCCAAACACCCGCCTCCTACCGAGGATCCCGCAACCCCATCCGAACCTACTTTTCTTGACTTTCGATCCAAATGGCCTACGGGGCATCACCCTAGCTAGGGCTATGCATTGGCCATGCCCTTACcgctttggagatgcccttagactgTATCATTTTTGCAGAGATAACCCTTCACTTTATAAAATCAACCCATACTTCACATCGTTCACTCCCACTAGCAAACCTGTATTCTTATTTTTCTGGCTAAAcataaaaagtactccctccgtcccataatgtaagacgtttttgacgtgtagtgtcaaaaaagtttacattatgggatggagggagtaatatattgaaTTGAATGTTAGATTATGGATTCGTTTTGACTGTCATCTTTGTCTTGATGAGATATTTGAAACAAAATCATTGCTGAGTATTTtcgatttttttcttgttttaaacTTTACTCAAAACTTGATGTACTGGTCATAAGCACGTACATGTCTGGGGAGGGCAGATGTTTGTAGTCATGTTTCAAAAagcataataataataatgattttgTAAACATATACTACATTGATCTTGTTTTAAAGTTCTCATAAATACAAAGATGCCAGTGAAAACAATTTTGAAACAATtggttcaaaaatatttgacacaaTTATTGATGGGAGAGTGAGAACGTGACATATGGAGTGCGGGTTGATTACCCAATTTCTTAGGTCAGACCGTCTCCCTCTACCCAATGGCTTATTCAGCACCTGTGCATTTGGTGCATGAATTAGACGGGTGCACTGGATACATCCTAGGGGAATCGAGGAATCCTTTGACGGCGCCCCCTGGTGGTTCCATGACGAAGCTTAGACCCGTTCGATTTCACTCCCACTCCCCTCCTCCCCTCTATATTCCTTGCTAGAATTGTCCCATTGATGGCTTTTACAGGAGGACCCTCTGCTAAGCCTCGACTTCAAAAGCCATACATCATGGTGGTGGATAAGAAGGTGGGGAGGAGAAGGGAGATGGAAGCTAAAGATGAGGTTTGGTGTTCTTTATCGAGGTCTTTGTGGCAGAGCTACAACGCACGATGGCTGCCACCCTCCATCGTCTCGCAATCGACTCTTCTGGCTGAAGGGCGACCACTCTTATTCCTCTTGGCCTTGATGCCTAAGGGGAGGTAGTGCAACTCTGACCAGGTGTGCCGGTATCAATGGTCTCATTCTTAGGCATGCATCGCTGACGAAATAGGGCTATGGAGGCCCCGTCGTCCCAAGTGGCGTAGTCCCCGACGATGGCGAGATTGGAACCATGAAGGAGTTGTTTTGCACCCAATCGTGTTTTCTCTTCTTTGTCGGGGGTCCTCTTTGCAGTCACTGACTAAGTTGAATTTTTGTTTCTCTTGGAGGCCTGATGTAAAGTGTACACCGATGCTTATCTAATGAAAAAGTCTGGATCCTTCGGATCCTCTGTTAGAAAAAAAGATACCGACTACCTGCTGAGCTTCACTGTACCATAGAAAAATGTGCATACCTTCTCCGAACCAACTCTCGTGCGTACCTGACGCGTATCGCTGACATGGTTCCAAGTTGTTAATGCCCACGTCGGCCTAGAACAACCCCTCTGCGTCAAAAGCTCTCTGGGTTGGTTTGGCTCCAACGTCGCCGCCTCATCCTCCCCAACTCCAATGCATCTTTCGCCGAGTGATAAAGAATGGTTTGGTGGGCGCCAATCATGAGAAAAAAATTGTTTGTTGCCGTGAGCGTCGAGTGTCGGCGGCCAGAGGAAGACCGTGTCATCGGTAGGCTTCTCCTCCTcggcgtcttcatcgacatgcttcTTGGCAACTCGATCAGTTTCAAGACAAAATCTGGTGCGCAACGCGCTTAACAACAAGAAGAACGTCGTGTGCAGGATTACTGCCCCAGAGGATGAGGTGATGTTGGAGTGGAGCCATGGGAGCGAGCGATCTTCGAAGGTGCAGTTCCAGGCGACAATGGGATCAACAAATTGGACACGTGGCAACAACCCTTGTGAGGTATGGATCGGAGTTGGTTTGGAGACGGTAAGCACATGGCCCAAATTTTGGTCacatgttagggcatctccaacgctatcCCTGTAATTGGACACAATATTCATCCACGGACCACGTCATAATGCGTCCAGGGGTAGGATACGGGAGCCGGTCATCCAACGCTGTCTCTCAAATAGGCATTAAATCCGGACAACGGTGGTGGGCTAGGCGGACCTAAAGGGCAAATCACATGGGCTGGGAGGACATGTGGTCCAACTGTCAGTGGGTCAAGTGGACCTCCGCATGATGTCCAGACTCCCGCAAAGACCTTGATTCCAGTTCGGGGGAAAACTGATATGCAAAGTAGCCCGTGAATGTTTAGGGAACTGCATTGGATGGCAAAAAGTGTTCGGACCACGTGGTCTGGATCTTTATGTAAGCTTTGCATTAGGGCaatgtacaatggtggcatatggatactGATGTCCCATGACAAAAAATAGCTTGAGGCATCTAtattgattttttctccccaacaCAAGCTACTACCAGTGAGCCTCATCAAAGAATATAAAGTAGACTCCCACTACACATGCACCCTTACTCTTCACTTCAACTTTTTCAGCTTTATGCATCAGATCACACTTTTTTCCCCAAACACCTGCCTCCTACCGAGGATCCCGGCACCCCATTCGAACCTACTTTTCTTGACTTCCGATCCTACATGGCCTATGGGGCATCACCCTAGCTAGGGCTATGCATTGGCCATGCCCTTActaatgaagctatgtacctagggtagggtcatggacctgtcccagctgccctacccaaggacatctcaagaagaaatcaccttccaatcgacttggaggtgttccactcgacagactcgaagacactcgaccaagaagcaatcactcgaccaataccaaaccactcgacgaccaggagacctaaaggcactccgcacgctaacggtcggttattaagtagcttttatggtcatcatagcactttattaggggtgttaccagtaacgcccgaccttaatgtatttaaaaccctgcacaactgagggccggaggggtccgacaaactctatataagccaccccctcctcagtgtaaagggttcgcacccctgtaattcatacacgcataatccagtcgaccgcctccgggcttcgagacgtagggctattacttcctccgagaagggcctgaactcgtaaacctcgtgtgcttacaacttctccatagctaagatcttgcctctccatacttacccccctacattactgtcagacttagaaccacgacagttggcgcccaccgtggggcaggtattttagtgatttgttggaggagttgcgatcttttccgatccaaatcatcatggtttctggcggagttttggtggagggccgcgtgatccgtctcggcgcgctcacgttcatcgctgacgactccgcttggcttcaggaggctccgctcgacgtggacgcactccctgtccgcggggcaacgcactttagcgcgtgcgtccgcggcgttctcttgcggcaaccgtcgacctccTACCGGTcagctcctgtgttgtcctccctccctgtttcccgccggcgcaagcgctccggtcggtcgagacttcagcggtgggtgagacacgcggtggcacgccagtcggccacccctcaagtcgcggcgatcgagaccgacgaatccctctatggcctgttcaatctgtcgactggctccgcagagaccgcatccgagtgcgacagtagtGATCCGGCGGCAGAGGttttgatggtcgatggaccgcccagtcctcccggttttcccccgcaccgacggaggcgcaggtgaaggcgacccgtcgcatccccatgaggaatatctccccgagcctctcacgtcgctgcagagagaagaacttcgtcgccggaacatggatgcactgcacactctatcgttggagaaacccccgaggctcgtgccttggaggacgcgctcctgacaaacttggccgagcgcactcgactggagaacctccagcgagcactcgacgagcgtgc
This portion of the Triticum dicoccoides isolate Atlit2015 ecotype Zavitan chromosome 7A, WEW_v2.0, whole genome shotgun sequence genome encodes:
- the LOC119328724 gene encoding elongation factor 2-like is translated as MVKFTAEELRGIMDKKNNIRNMSVIAHVDHGKSTLTDSLVAAAGIIAQEVAGDVRMTDTRADEAERGITIKSTGISLFYQMTPESLEMYKGDRDGDEYLINLIDSPGHVDFSSEVTAALRITDGALVVVDCIEGVCVQTETVLRQALGERIRPVLTVNKMDRCFLELQVEGEEAYQTFSRVIENANVIMATYEDVLLGDVQVYPEKGTVAFSAGLHGWAFTLTNFAKMYASKFGVDEAKMMERLWGENFFDPATKKWTSKNTGTATCKRGFVQFCYEPIKQIIATCMNDQKDKLWPMLKKLGVTMKNDEKDLMGKALMKRVMQTWLPASRALLEMMIFHLPSPSKAQRYRVENLYEGPLDDIYANAIRNCDPDGPLMLYVSKMIPASDKGRFFAFGRVFAGRVATGMKVRIMGPNFVPGQKKDLYVKSVQRTVIWMGKKQESVEDVPCGNTVALVGLDQFITKNATLTNEKEVDACPIRAMKFSVSPVVRVAVQCKVASDLPKLVEGLKRLAKSDPMVLCTIEESGEHIIAGAGELHLEICLKDLQDDFMGGAEIIVSPPVVSFRETVLEKSCRTVMSKSPNKHNRLYMEARPLEEGLAEAIDDGRIGPRDDPKVRSKILSEEFGWDKDLAKKIWCFGPETTGPNMVVDMCKGVQYLNEIKDSVVAGFQWASKEGALAEENMRGICFEVCDVVLHTDAIHRGGGQVIPTARRVIYASQLTAKPRLLEPVYLVEIQAPENALGGIYGVLNQKRGHVFEEMQRQGTPLYNIKAYLPVIESFGFSSTLRAATSGQAFPQCVFDHWDIMASDPLDPGTQSATLVTEIRKRKGLKEQMTPLSDFEDKL